In the genome of Vallitalea longa, the window CCGGCATTGGTAGGTCAAGGTATGAGCGCTATTAGTTTTTCTGATGATGATTATGAAATAATAGAAAAAGAAATGGTTAATAATATATTTAAATCCTTTGGTGAGATGGTGGAATTACCAGAACATCTAATGAATGCTGTTGTAGCAGTATCTGGAAGTTCACCTGCATATGTATATATGTTCATTGAAGCTATGGCTGATGCAGGAGTTTTATTCGGTTTGCCTAGAGATACTTCATATAAATTAGCAGCTGGCTCAGTTCTTGGGTCCGCTAAGATGGTATTAGAAACAGGAAGACATCCTGGAGAACTAAAAGATGCTGTATGTTCACCAGGTGGAACTACAATAGAAGCTGTTTCAGAACTTGAGAAAAATGGTTTTAGAAGTGCTGTAATTGAAGCTATGAAATCATGTTATAATAAAACAATATCATTCTGATAACATTAAAGATTGAGAGATGAAATAAAATGGAAAAGAAAATAGAAAGACTAGAGAGAAAAGAAGTATTTAACGGAAAAAGAGTAAAATTGGTTATTGACAAGTTGAGAATGCCTACAGGAAAAGAAGTCAATTGGGAACTTGTCACTCATCCAGGAGCAGCTGCAATTATTCCTGTTGATAATGAAGGTAATATAATAATGGTTAGACAATACAGGAATGCAGCAGATGATTATGTACTTGAGATTCCAGCAGGCGGGTTGGAAGTAGGGGAAGATCCAAGTATATGTGCCAAGAGAGAATTGGAAGAAGAAACAGGATACAAATCAGATAATATTGAGTTCCTATTAAAATTTTATTCAAGTATTGGTATCTCAGATGAAATGATTAGTATATATGTTGCAACTGACTTACAAGAATCAGTTCAAAATCTTGATGATGATGAATATGTTACTATTGAGAGATACAAACTGGATGAATTGATTAATATGATATATACAGGTGAATTGACTGACTGTAAAACAATAACAGGATTGTTAGCGTATAAATGTAAATTAGAAGGTATTAAGTAATGTTCCTTTCAATGATTATAAAAGGAGTATAGAAAAAGGTCTATCTTACTATGATAAAATAGTAAGATGGATTTTTTTTATTTTTCTAAGTACAAGCACTCATATAATTAAAATTTTGTTCATATATTAGGTTATATATAGAATAAGATAATTATTAAAAGTTACATTGATTAAGGAGAGATTCGAGTGACTAATGTATTAGGAAAATATAGAAAGAAAATTAGCGTTTTCAAGATACAGTTTATACTTTTTTTGGTAGCTGTTATTATTGGTTCTTTATTTGCAAACAACTTAGGTGGAAATAGAGTAGAAGAATATAAGCTCTTATCAGGTTATTTTATTACCAAATTTCCAGCTAGTAATTATCTTAACATTGAATTGTTTAAATTTATTATCTGGAAAAGGATTAAATTGATTCTAGGGATATGGATTTTGGGATTTACATTTTTTGAAGTAGTGATCAACTATATCATAGTAATATATTTTGGATTTTCCATTGGTTTCTTATTCTCTATAGGATTAATAACAAATGGATTCAAAGGGTACTTGATGTATATTGTACTTTTGCTTCCTCAATACATATTTTATATTCCTGTAATCATATATTTGATTGTGAAAAGTACTAATTTCTGTTCTAATCTGTATAGCCATAGAAATAGAATGAGAGGATTTAATATAAATAAACAGATGTTTATAGAATATTTCTTTGTGCTTGTAATATGCATTATATTCACTATCGTAGGTGGTATTATAGAGACT includes:
- the proC gene encoding pyrroline-5-carboxylate reductase, with product MSKIGFIGTGNMGYAMIKGIAGSLKDVELVYTDVNKDRLEQIKSEIGYSYVNSNAECVKNSKYVILAVKPQYYQQVLDDIKEVVTSENIIISIAPGINIEYLKNNLGKNIKIVRAMPNTPALVGQGMSAISFSDDDYEIIEKEMVNNIFKSFGEMVELPEHLMNAVVAVSGSSPAYVYMFIEAMADAGVLFGLPRDTSYKLAAGSVLGSAKMVLETGRHPGELKDAVCSPGGTTIEAVSELEKNGFRSAVIEAMKSCYNKTISF
- a CDS encoding NUDIX hydrolase; translated protein: MEKKIERLERKEVFNGKRVKLVIDKLRMPTGKEVNWELVTHPGAAAIIPVDNEGNIIMVRQYRNAADDYVLEIPAGGLEVGEDPSICAKRELEEETGYKSDNIEFLLKFYSSIGISDEMISIYVATDLQESVQNLDDDEYVTIERYKLDELINMIYTGELTDCKTITGLLAYKCKLEGIK
- a CDS encoding stage II sporulation protein M, giving the protein MTNVLGKYRKKISVFKIQFILFLVAVIIGSLFANNLGGNRVEEYKLLSGYFITKFPASNYLNIELFKFIIWKRIKLILGIWILGFTFFEVVINYIIVIYFGFSIGFLFSIGLITNGFKGYLMYIVLLLPQYIFYIPVIIYLIVKSTNFCSNLYSHRNRMRGFNINKQMFIEYFFVLVICIIFTIVGGIIETYINPQLVKWYISAINM